Proteins encoded in a region of the Hirundo rustica isolate bHirRus1 chromosome 10, bHirRus1.pri.v3, whole genome shotgun sequence genome:
- the MBNL1 gene encoding muscleblind-like protein 1 isoform X7, whose product MAMLAQQMQLANAMMPGAPLQPVPMFSVAPSLATNASAAFNPYLGPVSPGLVPAEILPTAPMLVTGNPGVPVPAAAAAAAQKLMRTDRLEVCREYQRGNCNRGENDCRFAHPADSAMIDTNDNTVTVCMDYIKGRCSREKCKYFHPPAHLQAKIKAAQYQVNQAAAAQAAATAAAMTQSAVKSLKRPLEATFDLGIPQAVLPPLPKRPALEKTNGATAVFNTGIFQYQQALANMQLQQHTAFLPPGSILCMTPATSVVPMVHGATPATVSAATTSATSVPFAATATANQIPIISAEHLTSHKYVTQM is encoded by the exons ATGGCCATGCTGGCCCAGCAGATGCAGCTCGCCAATGCCATGATGCCTGGAGCCCCGCTGCAGCCCGTG CCAATGTTTTCCGTTGCACCGAGCTTAGCCACCAATGCGTCAGCCGCCTTCAACCCCTACCTGGGGCCCGTGTCTCCAGGCCTGGTCCCCGCCGAGATCCTGCCCACGGCCCCCATGCTGGTGACAGGGAACCCCGGGGTGCCCGttcctgccgccgccgccgccgccgcccagAAGCTGATGAGGACAGACAGGCTGGAG GTGTGTCGAGAGTACCAGCGCGGGAACTGCAACAGGGGAGAGAACGACTGCCGGTTCGCTCACCCCGCCGACAGCGCCATGATCGACACCAACGACAACACGGTCACCGTCTGCATGGATTACATCAAAGGGAGGTGCTCCCGGGAAAAGTGCAAATATTTTCACCCTCCTGCACACCTGCAAGCCAAGATCAAGGCTGCCCAGTACCAGGTTAaccaagctgcagctgcccaagCAGCAGCGACTGCAGCTGCCATG ACTCAGTCGGCTGTCAAATCACTGAAGCGACCCCTCGAGGCAACCTTTGACCTG GGAATTCCTCAAGCTGTACTTCCCCCCTTACCAAAGAGGCCTGCGCTTGAAAAAACCAATGGTGCCACCGCAGTCTTTAACACTGGTATCTTCCAATACCAGCAAGCTCTTGCCAACATGCAGTTACAGCAGCATACAGCCTTTCTCCCACCAG GCTCAATATTGTGCATGACACCCGCTACAAGTGTTG TTCCCATGGTGCACGGTGCTACGCCAGCCACTGTGTCTGCAGCAACAACATCTGCCACAAGTGTTCCCTTCGCTGCAACAGCCACAGCCAACCAG